Genomic DNA from Caloenas nicobarica isolate bCalNic1 chromosome 3, bCalNic1.hap1, whole genome shotgun sequence:
tattCCAGCTCCATCGTTGGGTGGGGAGACATGGggcagctctgcaaagctggGGGGGGTGAAACCGGCGGGTGTGGGTGCATCAAACGGCATTTCCCCTGATACGATAGAGCTACGTCGCAGCCTCcgaggaaaataaaaagctatgcCTTGTCTGAACTGTAGCTTTCCTCATGTAAATGGTTCAACCCCCTGTTTTATACGCCTGGCACGTTTGtaaatacttatttatttattggaaaTATACCCTACGCAATGCACAATCACATGGTGATTTTGTGTGTCGACCAATAAAGCTTTAACAGTCTGGTTTATAGAAAGCTGGTAATGAaatattctttctctctctccctaaAAAtgactgttgttttttttttccacaccgAGCACCGGCCCGtctggcagccagagctccagaaGTCACAAACCTCACTGgagcaaaaaaacaaaccaaaaaggaGCATCGGGCTGAAAACACGCCCTGCTGCTTAATTCAGCGCCATGATTAAAATAGAAGGAATGAGCCATAAATAATGGAGAATGAGAATAACAGTAAAAGGACAAAGTTAAAACCAAATAAGCTGAAAATGGCTAATTGAATGCTACCAAGCTGGTGTGGCCTCAGTGCTGTTCTGCAGCTGGAGTTTGTCTGGGTTCGTGTTTCGGGTACCACCGGGGGTGATGTTCACCCGTGGCAAAGAGAGCGGCATTCGCTTCTCCTGGGTTTTCTGGTGGAAAACACAATTTTGCTCCTGTCTTTGCTACAATCCCTTTGCCTGGGAGTTTGGGGTGTGCATGGCGGAGATTTATTGGTGGGACTCACggttgtttcctttttccatcaGCTGAAGGGAGGTTTGGGTCTCCCTGGCACCCACCAAGGCTCAGGTTTCAGTAGTCTCGAGCTTTGATCTCGGTTGCTATAAGAAAACCCTTTATTTTTTACATCAGAGGAAGCCAAAGGGGTCAGATTGCTGCTCCAAAGGGGTCAGGTTGGTACTGATGCTCCCcgtgcctgcagagctggtgcAGAAGTCAGTCTGGTCCTATCCCCTCGCTCCGGGGCTGGTGGGTTTTAGGGCATTTCTCCATCTTTCAGAGCACGTCTCGGGCAGGAACGGGAAGTTTCTGGTTTATTATTCTGGAGGGACACCCGCCCCGTGGCTCCGGTCACCGGTCACTGATGCATTTTGACATCCTCCCAGCGGGGAGGCTCCTCGGTGCCGAAGGTAACGGCAATGATTAATGAGCTGACGTAATTAACTCTATGCCAGGCCAGTCTTATGGCTTTTTGATTGTGTGGGACTGCTTGTCCCCTCTCCGGCCGGGGTCCCCGTTGCCGGTGCCCGGGGGGTGGCCGGCAGGGTGGGGGGGACGCCCTAGAAGGTGGTGGTCTTTGTGAGGAGGGGCCCAGGcttgcagcagggctgggggtgcacgggctcctgctggcagggcaggggggggcACATGCAGCCCTTGCCCTTGTCCTCCCCCCGGGGAGCGGCGCAGTAATCGAGGGgctcttcctcatcctcctcctcctcctcggcagCCCCGTCCCCGGcgtggcagcagcagaggctggcGTCCAGGCAGCGGCGCAGCACGCCGTGGAAGGAGTGCCGGAAATTTTCGGAGAGGAACCCGTAAAGGATGGGGTTGGCGCAGCTGTTGGAGTAGCTGAGGATGAGGGAGGCGTTGTTGACGGTGGCGTCCAGGCGGCCGGGCAGCAGGAGGTTGACCAGCTGCACCACGTAGAAGGGCATCCAGCAGACCACGAACATGGCCACCACCATGAGCACCAGGCGCGTCAGCTTGCCCTCGGAGCGCCGGCGCTGCTGCCAGCCCACCCGCTGCGCCACCGCCCGCATCTTGCCCACGATCAGCAGGTAGCACAGCCCCATGGCCAACACCGGCAGCAGGAAGCCCAGCAAGGTGGTGTAGACCACAAAAGCGGCCGACCAAGCCGGGCTTGGCCACAGGAGGTTGCAGGCCACCGCTTGGCCGTCGCGGGTGGCCGCCGTGCCTGCGAAGATGGGGATGGGCGAAGCCACCAGCAAGGAGAGGAGCCACACGCCGCCGTTGACCATCTTGGCCACGCGAGGCCGGCGGTAGGTGGCCGCCCGCAGCGGGTGCACCACCGCGATGTAGCGGTCCAggctgaggacagtcaagcagaAGACGCTGGTGAACATGTTGAGCCCATCGACGCCCAGCACGGTGCGGCACAGCGCCCGGCCGAAGGGCCAGTGGTGCAGGGCGGCCGAGGTGGCCACGAAGGGGATGCTGAGCATGAAGAGCTCGTCGGCGATGGCCAGGTTGAGCAGGTAGATGTTGGTGGCCGTCTTCATCTTGGTGTAGCGCAGGATGACGAAGATGACCAGGGAGttgcccagcagccccagcaggcaCACCAGGGCGTAGATGCACTGGATCACCACCATGCCCGCCATCTCTCCCGCCTTGCCGCCCCACTGCGCCTGCCCCTGCTGCCGCCCAGCCTCCCCCGTGGCCACGCTGGTGTTGGGGGGCACCTCGGAGGCCGCCCAGCTGGATACGGTCCAGAGGGGCACGCTGCCCGCCTGGGCCCCTGCCGGGAACTGCTCGGCATCGGCGCTCATGCTGGGAGCTGGTCCATGGAGGGGACAGCGACGGGGACCAGCCTGCAGGCAGGGCACGGGCAGAAAGAGAAGGGGGTGAGAGCTGCAGATGCAAAGCACGTTCCCCTGCCTCCCCCCTTGGATCACGGCCACATGCATCGGGCAGCTCCGGCCGCGGCCCCTCGGCTCCCTCCATCCACCCCCTCCTTGCCCCGGTGCCTTCgcattgctccccagggcagcgCATCGCTCTCCAGGAGCATCCCGGCTCTTTGGGGGGTCTTAGGGGCATGGGGTGTGCACTATCCATGCGTGGGGTGTGCATTATCCATGTGTGGGGTGTGCATTATCCATGCATGGGGTGTGCATTATCCGTGTGTGGGGTGTGCATTATCCATGCATGGGGTGTGCATTATCCATGTGTGGGGTGTGCATCATCCATGTGTGGGGTGTGCATTATCCATGCATGGGGTGTGCGTTATCCATGTGTGGAGTGTGCATTATCCGTGTGTGGGGTGTGCATTATCCATGCACGGGGTGTGCATTATCCACGCATGGGGTGTGCATTATCCATGTGTGGGGTGTGCATTATCCATGTGTGGGGTGTGCATTATCCGTGTGTGGGGTGTGCATTATCCATGCATGGGGTGTGCATTATCCATGTGTGGGGTGTGCATTACCCACATGTGTGGTGTGCGTTACCCATGGGTGGGGTGTGCACTACCCACGCGTAGGGGCACAGCAACAAGCCCCATGGCATGGCCTGGCAATCCACACcaccatccatccatccatccatccatccatccatccaccttAACGAACATCTACGGATCTCAGCAGTTTCATTAACCCctgcagagaaagcaagcaaagagaaggagaagctgAGCTGGGGAGATGTTTTACCTCTCAGTCCttcaggggctggaggagctggtcGGGTCCCTCCCGGGAGGCGGCCGCGGGCGCCGGGGGCTGCTCCGGTGGGATCCGCGGGCTGTTGGTGATGCCAAGTCCTGCTTGATCCGAATCAGATGATCGGGAGGATCTGGACTCTTTAAAGTGACAGACAGAGCACGCTCGCCGGGTGGGAACCC
This window encodes:
- the SSTR4 gene encoding somatostatin receptor type 4; translated protein: MSADAEQFPAGAQAGSVPLWTVSSWAASEVPPNTSVATGEAGRQQGQAQWGGKAGEMAGMVVIQCIYALVCLLGLLGNSLVIFVILRYTKMKTATNIYLLNLAIADELFMLSIPFVATSAALHHWPFGRALCRTVLGVDGLNMFTSVFCLTVLSLDRYIAVVHPLRAATYRRPRVAKMVNGGVWLLSLLVASPIPIFAGTAATRDGQAVACNLLWPSPAWSAAFVVYTTLLGFLLPVLAMGLCYLLIVGKMRAVAQRVGWQQRRRSEGKLTRLVLMVVAMFVVCWMPFYVVQLVNLLLPGRLDATVNNASLILSYSNSCANPILYGFLSENFRHSFHGVLRRCLDASLCCCHAGDGAAEEEEEDEEEPLDYCAAPRGEDKGKGCMCPPLPCQQEPVHPQPCCKPGPLLTKTTTF